One genomic window of Aliiroseovarius sp. M344 includes the following:
- a CDS encoding glycerate kinase, with amino-acid sequence MIDIADRAFLTDLFDTAILAADARAVLKDNLPDKPKGRTVVVGAGKGAAQLAAAFEEVWGDHVEGVVVTRYGYGATCKHIRILEAAHPVPDAAGLEASRALTEAVAGLSEDDLVVALITGGGSALLPAPPDGLTLADEQKLNEALLASGAPISVMNAIRKHASTIKGGRLAVAAHPAKVITLIVSDVPGDAPSQVASGPTVPDDADQEHALSAIAAWKINLPANILEHIRAYPAPSPTDPVFAGNQVEVIASARLSLEAAAARSEAQGVPAIILSDAIEGEARDVARMHGAITREVLTRDRPFRAPCLLLSGGETTVTLKGGGRGGRNTEFLLSLAFTCDGLSGFTAMAADTDGIDGSEDNAGAFVDGQSAHRLRMLGRDPMALLSNNDAWVAFDALGDLFSPGPTGTNVNDFRAILIR; translated from the coding sequence ATGATAGACATTGCAGACCGAGCCTTCCTGACAGACCTCTTCGACACGGCCATCTTGGCCGCTGATGCGCGGGCGGTCCTGAAAGACAACCTGCCTGACAAACCCAAGGGCCGGACCGTTGTGGTTGGAGCAGGCAAAGGGGCCGCGCAACTGGCAGCGGCGTTCGAAGAGGTGTGGGGCGACCACGTCGAAGGGGTTGTGGTTACTCGATATGGTTATGGCGCGACCTGCAAACACATACGCATTTTAGAAGCCGCCCACCCGGTGCCGGATGCGGCGGGGCTGGAAGCCTCTCGCGCTCTGACCGAAGCGGTCGCCGGGCTCAGCGAAGATGATCTGGTCGTTGCATTGATCACCGGAGGCGGGTCAGCATTGTTGCCTGCCCCGCCCGATGGATTGACTCTGGCGGACGAGCAGAAGTTGAACGAAGCGCTTCTGGCGTCCGGGGCGCCGATATCGGTGATGAATGCGATCCGCAAGCACGCGTCAACGATAAAGGGCGGGCGTTTGGCGGTGGCGGCCCATCCCGCAAAAGTCATCACGTTGATTGTATCGGATGTGCCCGGCGACGCGCCGTCACAAGTCGCGTCGGGTCCGACCGTGCCGGATGATGCGGATCAGGAGCACGCACTGTCCGCGATAGCCGCTTGGAAAATAAACCTGCCCGCGAACATTCTTGAGCACATCCGCGCATATCCAGCTCCATCGCCGACGGATCCAGTATTCGCGGGCAACCAGGTTGAGGTGATCGCCTCAGCGCGGCTTAGCCTTGAAGCGGCTGCCGCGCGGTCCGAAGCGCAGGGCGTACCGGCGATCATTCTGTCTGACGCAATTGAAGGCGAGGCGCGCGATGTGGCCCGGATGCATGGGGCAATAACGCGAGAGGTTCTGACGCGGGACCGACCGTTCCGCGCTCCCTGTCTCCTGTTGTCTGGCGGCGAGACCACAGTCACGCTTAAGGGCGGGGGGCGCGGCGGGCGGAATACGGAGTTCCTGTTGTCGCTGGCCTTCACGTGCGACGGCTTATCAGGGTTTACGGCGATGGCAGCTGATACGGATGGAATTGACGGATCGGAAGACAACGCCGGTGCTTTTGTTGATGGCCAGTCCGCGCACAGGCTGCGGATGCTCGGTCGTGATCCAATGGCGCTTTTATCGAACAATGACGCATGGGTTGCTTTCGATGCGCTGGGTGATCTGTTTTCACCGGGCCCGACAGGGACCAATGTGAATGACTTTAGGGCCATCTTGATCAGATAG
- a CDS encoding TRAP transporter substrate-binding protein — translation MRKVKDGLKSAERRNFLKLSASGGFTAAMVVGAGGMLWSTEAVAQTAKEEQEREAAAEHVMTVATAYVLGASRSYPIMQLDLKENIQNATNGKVYVKLAPGGQLGAGGALVQKVQGGTIQAAQHSLSNFAPFASTVDLINMPYLCGSNQRFTNLVNSDFWKTAVEPKVEENGFKALFYVNIDPRVVAVRKGGNAVMTPSDMAGVKFRVPGSKMLQQYYRMVGANPTPVAWGETPSAIKQGVADALDPSVGALYVFGFKDILSHVTFTQAVPDSQVYSCNLEWFNSLPADVQEGVMWGAEMTAHQNLSKVPSARSYAMAELAKAGVEFHSLSEDQLGEWKEAGGFQRAEWDEFKVELAGSMDDFAKMEEAAGTQGKYYVHDA, via the coding sequence ATGAGAAAAGTAAAAGACGGGCTGAAGTCAGCTGAACGACGTAACTTTCTGAAGCTCAGCGCGAGCGGCGGCTTCACGGCCGCAATGGTGGTCGGCGCTGGCGGGATGCTTTGGTCAACCGAAGCGGTCGCGCAAACCGCCAAAGAAGAGCAAGAGCGTGAGGCAGCCGCAGAACATGTGATGACCGTGGCGACAGCCTATGTGCTGGGCGCGTCCCGCAGCTATCCGATCATGCAGCTGGACCTGAAAGAGAACATTCAGAACGCGACCAACGGCAAAGTATATGTAAAACTGGCACCGGGCGGACAGCTTGGCGCAGGTGGTGCATTGGTCCAAAAAGTTCAAGGCGGCACCATTCAAGCGGCACAGCATTCGCTGTCGAACTTTGCGCCGTTTGCATCGACTGTTGACCTGATCAACATGCCCTACCTTTGCGGTTCGAACCAACGCTTCACCAATCTGGTGAATTCAGATTTCTGGAAAACAGCGGTTGAGCCCAAAGTTGAAGAAAACGGCTTCAAAGCCCTGTTCTATGTAAACATCGACCCGCGCGTCGTTGCGGTGCGCAAGGGCGGCAATGCGGTTATGACCCCGAGCGATATGGCAGGCGTGAAGTTCCGCGTGCCGGGTTCGAAAATGCTGCAGCAGTATTACCGCATGGTGGGTGCAAACCCAACGCCGGTGGCATGGGGTGAAACACCGTCGGCCATCAAACAAGGCGTCGCAGACGCTTTGGACCCATCGGTCGGCGCGCTTTACGTCTTCGGGTTCAAGGATATCCTCAGCCACGTGACCTTCACGCAGGCTGTGCCAGATAGCCAAGTGTATTCGTGTAATCTGGAGTGGTTCAACTCGCTGCCTGCTGACGTGCAGGAAGGCGTGATGTGGGGGGCAGAAATGACCGCGCACCAGAACCTGTCGAAAGTTCCGTCGGCACGCAGCTACGCCATGGCCGAGCTTGCAAAAGCCGGCGTCGAGTTTCATTCACTCAGTGAAGATCAGCTTGGCGAATGGAAAGAAGCAGGCGGCTTCCAGCGCGCTGAGTGGGACGAGTTCAAAGTCGAGCTTGCCGGGTCCATGGACGACTTTGCCAAGATGGAAGAGGCCGCGGGCACTCAAGGCAAATACTACGTGCACGACGCCTAG
- a CDS encoding TRAP transporter large permease: MLWQQVGQTVELGWDFYLPVLMFVGLIALAVPVWAAIGAAAITMLVMSGDLPLSAVGESLFTGIDAFALTAVPLFILTGDVLVRTGLSRKFLDVAEALTCWTKGGFGSATVLVCGMFAAISGSDAAGAAAVGRMTIGRLVESGYPRPYACALVAAGACTGILIPPSIAYIIIGLVLGISASTLFLAALIPGIAILVSILVTNIIMNRLYSYETGGNMSVSEWSVNLGKSLKSGWYAFIVPGIIFYGIFSGRLTPTEAGATAVVVTIIMGFFLRTLSFSDFPAMLVSSAKVNGVILPIIAFSAPLAEALAIMGVPQGFVTAVTGMTDDPYVLILLMIGILIAAGCVMETTPNIVILAPILKPLADNIGMNEIQFCIMMITALGVGFITPPLGLNLFVVSGITGESILKIAARAVPFVLTMLIVVLLIAYIPAISTTFLPDIYK; the protein is encoded by the coding sequence ATGCTGTGGCAACAAGTTGGTCAAACAGTTGAGCTAGGCTGGGATTTTTACCTTCCCGTCCTGATGTTCGTGGGTCTAATCGCACTGGCCGTGCCCGTCTGGGCCGCCATTGGTGCGGCCGCGATCACCATGTTGGTCATGTCGGGCGACCTGCCCCTGTCCGCCGTGGGCGAAAGCCTGTTCACCGGCATCGACGCTTTTGCGTTGACCGCTGTTCCCCTTTTCATCCTGACCGGCGACGTGCTGGTGCGCACCGGGCTTAGTCGAAAGTTCCTTGATGTGGCCGAGGCGCTGACCTGCTGGACCAAAGGCGGGTTTGGTTCAGCCACCGTGTTGGTCTGTGGTATGTTTGCCGCGATTTCCGGCTCGGACGCAGCGGGTGCTGCTGCCGTTGGTCGGATGACCATCGGGCGTTTGGTGGAAAGCGGCTATCCGCGCCCCTATGCTTGTGCGCTTGTGGCGGCTGGTGCGTGTACTGGCATCCTGATCCCGCCGTCGATCGCGTATATCATTATCGGCCTTGTGCTGGGAATATCTGCCTCGACGCTGTTTCTGGCCGCGCTCATTCCCGGTATCGCCATTCTGGTGTCGATACTGGTGACAAACATCATCATGAACCGGCTTTACAGCTACGAAACCGGTGGCAACATGAGCGTCAGCGAATGGTCCGTCAATCTGGGCAAATCGCTGAAATCCGGCTGGTATGCTTTCATCGTGCCCGGCATTATTTTCTACGGCATCTTCTCGGGGCGTCTGACCCCCACCGAAGCAGGTGCAACGGCAGTTGTCGTGACCATCATCATGGGCTTCTTTCTGCGTACGTTGAGCTTTTCAGACTTCCCCGCGATGCTGGTCAGTTCTGCCAAGGTAAACGGTGTGATCCTGCCGATCATCGCCTTCTCTGCCCCGCTTGCTGAAGCGCTGGCCATTATGGGTGTGCCCCAAGGGTTTGTGACCGCCGTCACAGGTATGACCGACGATCCTTATGTTCTGATCTTGCTGATGATCGGCATCCTGATCGCGGCGGGTTGTGTGATGGAGACCACGCCAAACATCGTGATCCTCGCGCCGATCCTGAAGCCACTCGCCGATAATATCGGTATGAACGAAATCCAGTTCTGTATCATGATGATCACTGCTCTGGGCGTAGGGTTCATTACACCGCCTTTGGGTCTGAACCTGTTCGTCGTCTCTGGCATCACTGGGGAATCGATCCTTAAGATCGCAGCCCGTGCCGTACCGTTCGTTCTGACCATGCTGATCGTTGTGCTTCTGATCGCCTATATCCCGGCAATCTCGACCACTTTTCTTCCAGATATCTATAAATAG
- a CDS encoding TRAP transporter small permease, with the protein MKLLRQIDQNAERWLLLTFYVMLVITMAIEVIRRELFAYSSIWGEEIVRYSFIYLAWIGAAAAVKERAHIRIDVLMHYVGPRVKALIYIFGDLVMLIVAVIALYWSYETVHVSAKFGSVSHGLRISMVWFLMAVPAGFALIVWRLLQSLWRDFHSLRDGTPVFEGDKLFD; encoded by the coding sequence ATGAAACTTCTCAGACAGATAGATCAGAATGCGGAACGCTGGTTGCTGCTTACCTTCTATGTGATGCTTGTTATCACCATGGCGATCGAGGTCATCCGGCGCGAACTTTTTGCCTATTCCTCGATCTGGGGCGAAGAGATCGTTCGCTATTCTTTCATTTACCTGGCTTGGATCGGTGCCGCCGCCGCGGTGAAAGAGCGGGCGCATATCCGCATTGATGTTCTGATGCATTACGTCGGGCCGCGCGTTAAGGCGCTGATCTATATCTTCGGCGATCTTGTGATGCTCATTGTCGCTGTGATTGCCTTGTATTGGTCATACGAGACCGTTCACGTCTCGGCCAAATTCGGTTCGGTCAGCCATGGGCTTCGCATCTCGATGGTCTGGTTCCTGATGGCCGTGCCCGCTGGGTTCGCCCTGATTGTCTGGCGCTTGCTGCAATCCTTGTGGCGCGATTTCCACTCGCTTCGTGACGGCACCCCCGTCTTCGAAGGCGATAAACTGTTTGATTGA
- a CDS encoding LacI family DNA-binding transcriptional regulator: MGKTRSVPTLNDVAAMAGVSTATVSRCLNSPDQVVERTRIRVMAAVESLGYTPNFAARVMAAKRSFTIGAIIPTMDNAIFARGLQAFQDELRQNGYTLLVSSSAYKPEIEKEQIRALVARGADGLLLIGHEREDQIYEYLERHQVPALVAWSYLSDARQPSVGFSNRNAMFDLTQNVIDAGHKRIAMISGMTVGNDRAQRRVKGVRDALLANGIEPDGMRLIETNYGIDSGAYAFRELMSHTPRPTAVLCGNDVLAVGALREARLMGLSVPDQISITGFDDIELAEIASPGLTTVHVPHREMGRRAAQELIAMVEGRSKGASTCINTHVVSRQSLAKPPKDDSPET, translated from the coding sequence ATGGGAAAAACTCGTTCAGTACCGACACTTAACGATGTGGCAGCTATGGCTGGCGTGTCGACTGCCACGGTGTCGCGCTGCCTGAATTCCCCTGACCAAGTGGTGGAGCGAACGCGCATTCGCGTCATGGCCGCGGTAGAATCCCTGGGCTACACACCCAATTTCGCCGCGCGTGTGATGGCCGCAAAGCGGTCATTTACAATCGGTGCGATCATTCCAACCATGGACAACGCGATCTTTGCGCGTGGTCTGCAAGCCTTTCAGGACGAACTGCGCCAAAACGGCTATACGCTTCTTGTGTCCAGCTCGGCCTACAAACCAGAAATTGAGAAAGAACAAATCCGCGCCTTGGTGGCGCGGGGTGCAGATGGTTTGTTGTTGATTGGCCATGAACGCGAAGACCAGATCTATGAATACCTCGAGCGGCATCAGGTTCCGGCTCTGGTCGCCTGGTCTTACCTGTCCGATGCCCGGCAGCCCTCTGTGGGGTTCAGCAACCGGAACGCCATGTTCGACCTGACGCAAAATGTCATCGATGCAGGGCACAAACGGATCGCGATGATCTCGGGAATGACTGTGGGAAATGATCGTGCGCAAAGACGTGTAAAAGGTGTTCGCGATGCGCTGCTCGCCAATGGTATCGAACCAGACGGTATGAGGTTGATTGAAACCAACTATGGCATTGATAGTGGCGCGTATGCGTTTCGCGAACTCATGTCCCACACGCCGAGGCCGACAGCAGTTTTGTGTGGTAATGACGTTTTGGCCGTGGGCGCGCTGCGCGAAGCGCGACTTATGGGGCTTTCGGTTCCAGATCAGATTTCGATCACCGGTTTTGACGATATTGAGCTGGCAGAGATTGCCAGCCCTGGATTGACGACAGTTCATGTGCCCCACCGCGAAATGGGGCGCAGAGCTGCGCAAGAACTGATTGCGATGGTGGAGGGTCGGTCAAAAGGGGCTTCGACCTGCATCAATACACATGTTGTTTCGCGCCAATCGCTGGCAAAACCCCCAAAGGATGACAGCCCAGAGACGTAG
- a CDS encoding FMN-dependent NADH-azoreductase, with protein sequence MTHILRIDSSARTEGSISRALADKVIAKYAGASVTGRDLADGIPHLDAAWTKATFTPVDARSADDTAALALSDQIVAEVQAADLIVISAATYNFSIPSSLKAWIDQLVRSGVTFRYREDGTPEGLLTDKRVIVVTASGGTPIGAAHDFISPYLTFILNFMGLSDVEFISATGADGIAVADAHIEKLAA encoded by the coding sequence ATGACACATATCCTTCGCATCGACAGTTCCGCCCGGACCGAAGGTTCAATCTCGCGCGCGCTGGCAGATAAAGTGATTGCCAAATACGCGGGAGCCTCGGTGACCGGTCGGGATTTGGCAGACGGCATTCCCCATCTGGACGCGGCATGGACCAAGGCGACCTTCACGCCGGTTGACGCCCGCAGTGCTGATGACACTGCAGCACTGGCCTTGTCCGATCAGATTGTTGCCGAAGTTCAGGCCGCAGACCTTATCGTGATCTCAGCCGCGACTTACAACTTCTCGATCCCGTCGTCGCTGAAAGCCTGGATTGATCAGCTTGTGCGCTCGGGTGTCACCTTTCGGTATCGCGAGGACGGCACTCCTGAAGGTCTTTTGACCGACAAACGCGTCATCGTCGTGACCGCGTCTGGCGGAACGCCCATCGGCGCGGCGCACGACTTTATCTCACCCTATCTGACGTTCATCCTGAATTTCATGGGACTTTCGGATGTCGAATTCATCTCGGCCACTGGTGCCGACGGTATTGCCGTCGCCGACGCCCATATCGAAAAGCTGGCTGCCTGA